Proteins encoded in a region of the Chelonoidis abingdonii isolate Lonesome George chromosome 2, CheloAbing_2.0, whole genome shotgun sequence genome:
- the TMUB1 gene encoding transmembrane and ubiquitin-like domain-containing protein 1 produces the protein MALIEGVGDEVTILFALLLIVLVLVLAWVSTHTSERGDQVFAASPPLAAGQLGAEHLLEAGPRDPSMQTPAAGEPKEEAESSAGAMPDGPDGVAAGLRHRAEPGSPQCPLQPPGDTGASPEATDSSPTDRTIVLRLKFLNDTERLATVHPEETVGSLKRAHFPGQEHQVRLIYQGQLLRDDAQSLAALHLTHNSVLHCHVSQHGPAPMAAGLRATADPVHTALNVGSLMLPLFVLLLAVLWYFQLQYRHVFTATATSCLAGLTLLFSFMAFTLYRR, from the exons ATGGCTCTGATTGAGGGTGTGGGGGACGAAGTCACCATCCTCTTTGCCCTGCTGCTCAtcgtgctggtgctggtgctggcatGGGTCTCTACACACACCTCAGAGCGGGGCGACCAGGTCTTTGCTGCTTCCCCCCCTCTGGCAGCTGGGCAGCTTGGGGCAGAGCACCTGCTGGAGGCTGGGCCGAGGGACCCCAGTATGCAAACCCCAGCGGCAGGGGAGCCCAAGGAAGAAGCGGAGTCATCAGCAGGTGCCATGCCAGATGGGCCTGATGGTGTTGCTGCAGGGCTGAGACACCGGGCCGAGCCTGGATctccacagtgccccctgcagccccccggAGACACAGGTGCCAGCCCCGAGGCCACAGACAGTAGCCCCACGGACCGCACCATAGTGCTAAGGCTGAAGTTCCTAAACGACACGGAGCGCCTGGCCACTGTGCACCCAGAGGAGACGGTCGGCTCTCTGAAGAG GGCCcatttcccaggccaggagcaccAGGTGCGTCTGATCTACCAGGGCCAGCTGCTGCGGGACGATGCTCAGAGCCTGGCTGCGTTGCACCTCACCCACAACAGCGTTCTGCACTGCCACGTCTCCcagcatggcccagcccccatgGCTGCTGGCCTCCGGGCCACTGCTGACCCTGTGCACACAGCCCTCAACGTGGGCAGCCTGATGCTGCCGCTCTTTGTGCTCTTGCTGGCTGTGCTGTGGTACTTCCAGCTGCAGTACCGGCACGTCTTCACCGCCACCGCCACCTCCTGCCTGGCTGGCCTCACCCTGCTCTTCAGCTTCATGGCCTTCACTCTGTACCGCAGATAA